In Terriglobia bacterium, one DNA window encodes the following:
- a CDS encoding DUF4160 domain-containing protein: MGRWKRFGVVVVRYLTDHDPPHVHVFQDGKRILKFDIESWLVMEGKMTSNARKALEALRRDGEL; this comes from the coding sequence ATGGGCCGATGGAAGCGCTTTGGCGTTGTCGTTGTCCGCTACCTGACTGATCACGATCCGCCCCATGTTCATGTTTTTCAGGATGGGAAGCGAATCCTGAAATTTGACATCGAGAGCTGGCTGGTAATGGAAGGGAAAATGACATCCAACGCGCGCAAGGCTCTGGAAGCGCTTCGCAGGGATGGTGAATTATGA